A stretch of Mytilus edulis chromosome 11, xbMytEdul2.2, whole genome shotgun sequence DNA encodes these proteins:
- the LOC139496151 gene encoding centrin-3: MSLALRAEFALDKTKKKKKRELAEEQKQEIKEAFDLFDTDKDRAIDYHELKVAMRALGFDVKKADVLKILRDYDREGTGKISFEDFNEVMTDMMLERDPQEEIIKAFKLFDDDTSGKISLRNLRRVARELGENMTDEELRAMIDEFDRDGDGEINEDEFIAIMTGDT; encoded by the exons ATGAGTTTAGCTTTAAG AGCTGAATTTGCTTTAGACAAgacaaagaaaaagaagaaaagagaATTAGCTGAAGAACAGAAACAAGAAATTAAAGAAGCATTTGATTTATTCGATACAGATAAAGACAGAGCTATAGATTATCATGAACTCAAG GTTGCTATGAGAGCACTTGGTTTTGATGTTAAGAAAGCTGATGTGTTAAAAATTTTACGAGATTATGACAGAGAAGGGACGGGTAAAATTTCATTTGAAGATTTTAATGAAGTCA TGACAGATATGATGTTAGAAAGAGACCCACAAGAAGAGATAATAAAAGCATTTAAACTATTTGATGATGATACATCAGGGAAAATAAGTTTACGAAATCTAAGAAGAGTGGCTAG AGAATTAGGAGAAAATATGACGGATGAAGAGCTGCGAGCAATGATTGATGAGTTTGATAGAGATGGAGACGGTGAAA TAAATGAAGATGAGTTTATTGCCATAATGACTGGAGATACATAA